A genomic stretch from Capricornis sumatraensis isolate serow.1 chromosome 4, serow.2, whole genome shotgun sequence includes:
- the LOC138079102 gene encoding serine palmitoyltransferase small subunit A, which translates to MALARAWKQMSWFYYQYLLVTALYMLEPWERTVFNSMLVSIVGMALYTGYVFMPQHIMAILHYFEIVQ; encoded by the coding sequence ATGGCGCTGGCGCGGGCCTGGAAGCAGATGTCCTGGTTCTACTACCAGTACCTGCTGGTCACGGCGCTCTACATGCTGGAGCCCTGGGAGCGGACTGTGTTTAATTCCATGCTGGTTTCCATCGTGGGGATGGCACTGTACACAGGATACGTCTTCATGCCTCAGCACATCATGGCGATACTGCACTACTTTGAAATTGTACAGTGA